A window from Fervidicoccaceae archaeon encodes these proteins:
- a CDS encoding PAC2 family protein, translating into MLTIIEKENLKDLSGKTVIVGFPGMAFIGKVTADVLVNKLSLKEVAEIYSYDAPASVGVSEGLIQLPSIKIYSNHDLDLAVLTASYQPQAEEGQNRLAHELSRKLSEIGVRRIISAAAYVTPEVPEKRRVFVAATEKRLVEEFSALGCIPMDGGISGLNGLLPGLAEIYGMEGAALLGETGEFFVAGGMVDYLSVAEIVKVISSYLQLNIAVDELIERAREIEEGVKRAIARSMTMEEKKEKEPSTHM; encoded by the coding sequence TTGCTCACAATAATAGAGAAGGAGAATCTGAAAGATCTTTCTGGAAAAACCGTCATAGTAGGCTTTCCAGGAATGGCATTCATAGGGAAAGTTACAGCAGATGTTCTTGTTAACAAGCTTTCTCTGAAAGAGGTGGCTGAGATCTACTCTTACGATGCTCCTGCATCAGTGGGTGTAAGCGAGGGGCTTATACAGCTTCCCTCAATAAAGATATACAGCAATCATGACCTAGATCTGGCAGTTCTTACAGCCTCATATCAGCCTCAGGCTGAGGAAGGGCAGAACAGGCTAGCCCATGAGCTGAGCAGAAAGCTATCGGAGATCGGAGTTAGAAGAATTATCTCTGCCGCTGCCTATGTGACTCCAGAGGTTCCGGAGAAGAGAAGGGTGTTTGTGGCTGCCACCGAGAAGCGCTTGGTGGAGGAGTTCAGCGCTCTTGGCTGCATTCCCATGGATGGCGGGATTTCTGGTTTGAACGGACTGCTTCCAGGGCTCGCTGAGATATATGGCATGGAGGGAGCAGCTTTGTTGGGAGAAACTGGGGAATTCTTCGTTGCTGGAGGAATGGTTGATTACCTCTCGGTGGCTGAGATTGTTAAGGTCATTTCATCATATCTTCAGCTCAATATAGCAGTAGATGAGCTCATAGAGAGAGCAAGAGAAATAGAGGAGGGAGTGAAAAGGGCAATAGCAAGAAGCATGACTATGGAGGAAAAGAAGGAGAAAGAGCCATCGACACATATGTAA
- a CDS encoding MFS transporter, whose translation MNISRKILIFLILSFVSLFADMTYEGARSVGGAFLEYLEAPALFAGLLGLGELISYVARGITGLIISNYRGSIFLWLTVILGYILNLAVIPALVIAGSWQIAFALLMFERVGKGLRTPSRDVILSEVTEEIGKGRAFGIHEFLDQIGAVTGPLIIAYFLSGHGGYSAGFKFLAIPASISIFLVLTAFILYPRLSSLEISMKIKIREIRGELRDFIILFGLITAAYVPWGIVSYHMVNTGVGSNVVALMYMIAMITDALAAISIGFVYERAKLLIYIAVPPASALATYLLINNGGSIYQYALGATLWGIVTGYFESAFRATISELSVQDYAGGFGAYAVAQAIAFGIGSIFFAVLYSLHPFAAVIYSLAVNSGSAIMLYRMISKH comes from the coding sequence TTGAATATAAGCAGAAAGATTCTAATTTTTTTGATTCTTAGCTTTGTCAGCCTCTTTGCAGATATGACCTATGAAGGAGCCAGATCTGTGGGAGGAGCTTTTCTGGAGTACCTAGAAGCCCCTGCTCTCTTTGCAGGTCTTCTGGGACTGGGTGAGCTCATTTCATATGTTGCCAGAGGAATTACTGGGCTCATTATTTCCAATTATAGAGGTAGCATATTCCTTTGGCTTACTGTAATACTTGGCTACATTCTGAATCTGGCAGTTATCCCGGCACTTGTAATAGCTGGAAGCTGGCAGATAGCCTTCGCTTTGCTCATGTTTGAAAGAGTTGGAAAGGGTTTGAGGACCCCCTCAAGAGACGTGATTCTCTCCGAGGTCACAGAGGAAATAGGGAAGGGAAGGGCTTTCGGAATACATGAGTTCTTGGATCAAATAGGTGCAGTTACTGGTCCTTTAATAATAGCATATTTCTTGAGCGGACACGGGGGCTATTCGGCAGGTTTCAAGTTCTTGGCAATTCCAGCATCAATTAGCATTTTTCTGGTTCTCACCGCATTCATACTCTATCCAAGGCTGTCATCGCTCGAAATAAGCATGAAAATAAAAATAAGGGAAATCAGAGGAGAGCTGAGAGATTTCATCATTCTCTTCGGCTTGATAACTGCTGCATATGTCCCATGGGGGATTGTTTCCTATCACATGGTTAATACAGGAGTTGGAAGCAACGTTGTTGCTCTCATGTACATGATCGCAATGATTACTGATGCTCTGGCAGCAATATCAATTGGCTTTGTTTATGAAAGAGCGAAGCTTCTCATATACATAGCTGTTCCGCCGGCAAGCGCCTTGGCTACCTATCTTCTCATTAACAATGGAGGTAGCATATATCAATATGCCTTGGGAGCAACGCTCTGGGGAATTGTGACAGGCTATTTCGAATCTGCATTCAGGGCAACAATATCCGAGCTATCCGTACAGGACTATGCTGGAGGCTTTGGAGCATATGCAGTTGCCCAAGCCATAGCTTTCGGAATAGGCTCAATCTTCTTCGCCGTTCTCTATTCGCTGCATCCCTTTGCGGCAGTTATCTATTCCCTCGCAGTAAACTCAGGTTCAGCAATAATGCTCTACAGAATGATTTCCAAACACTAG
- a CDS encoding radical SAM protein: MAGATESTRSDSNLMEAFRPVSRFAGKSIEIEGKVINIGGPMPKLKDGEKLVKHTQSICPICERLLPAIIVEREGKLFIRKECPEHGAFEDLYYGNAQMYYRFQKYEDEGRGTYSYVPVSAPCPFSCGLCGMHKNHTALANIVVTNRCDLSCWYCFFFAERVGYVYEPTIEQLREQVRQLKKQHKTLVIQLTGGEPLMRDDLVDIVRMMKEEGVRHIQLNTEGIPLAEVYRKNPELAVKWARELREAGVNTVYMSFDGTNPKTNPKNHWDIPFIFDAFRKAGMTSVVLVPTVIKSINDNDLGNIVRFAAENMDIVRAVNFQPVSLTGRMKKHELDKFRITIPDVIERIERQTDGQIKASSWYPIPVAAKFAEFIEAVTKREQFLMANHIACGAATYVIVDRDERGKFRRFYSITDFIDVDGFLNFLDERREKLERAGKVMTYLSLISSLRHLGDYIIRDNLPNGASISKLLMRVIRERSYDALGELHYSLLFLGLMHFMDQYNYDVQRVMRCNIHYTSPDGRVIPFCAYNVLSDIYRDSILKKNGMSLDEWSKKWRGHKYGVSDKYVPNIKELRIHPLYKATYSSFTASQET, translated from the coding sequence ATGGCTGGTGCTACGGAATCCACGAGAAGCGATAGCAACCTAATGGAAGCTTTTAGGCCTGTGAGCAGATTTGCGGGGAAATCGATTGAGATAGAGGGCAAGGTTATAAACATTGGAGGCCCAATGCCAAAATTGAAGGACGGAGAGAAGCTTGTCAAGCATACACAGAGCATCTGTCCCATCTGCGAGAGGCTTTTACCAGCAATCATAGTTGAGAGAGAGGGAAAGCTATTTATAAGGAAGGAGTGCCCGGAACATGGAGCATTTGAGGATCTTTACTATGGGAATGCCCAGATGTACTACAGGTTCCAGAAGTATGAGGATGAGGGAAGAGGCACGTATTCTTATGTGCCCGTAAGTGCTCCCTGTCCCTTCTCATGTGGACTTTGTGGAATGCATAAGAATCACACAGCCCTAGCTAACATTGTAGTCACAAATAGATGTGATCTCTCGTGCTGGTATTGCTTCTTCTTTGCAGAGAGGGTTGGGTATGTATATGAGCCCACGATAGAGCAGCTTAGAGAGCAGGTCAGGCAGCTGAAGAAGCAACATAAAACATTGGTCATTCAGCTGACTGGTGGAGAACCTCTCATGAGAGATGATCTAGTGGATATAGTCAGGATGATGAAGGAGGAAGGAGTGAGGCACATTCAGCTCAACACCGAAGGAATTCCTCTGGCAGAAGTTTACAGAAAGAATCCTGAGCTTGCTGTAAAATGGGCCAGGGAGCTAAGGGAAGCGGGAGTGAACACTGTTTACATGAGCTTCGACGGAACGAATCCAAAAACAAATCCCAAAAATCACTGGGATATACCATTCATATTCGATGCTTTTCGAAAAGCCGGAATGACGAGCGTTGTTCTTGTTCCAACAGTAATAAAGAGCATAAACGACAATGACCTAGGGAACATAGTGAGATTTGCTGCTGAGAACATGGATATAGTCAGAGCGGTGAACTTTCAACCAGTCAGCCTTACAGGAAGAATGAAGAAGCACGAATTGGACAAGTTCAGAATAACTATTCCAGACGTTATAGAGAGAATTGAAAGGCAGACTGACGGTCAGATAAAGGCAAGCTCCTGGTATCCCATTCCTGTTGCAGCAAAATTTGCCGAATTCATAGAGGCTGTTACTAAGAGAGAGCAGTTTCTCATGGCAAACCACATTGCTTGTGGAGCAGCTACATATGTAATTGTGGATAGAGACGAGAGAGGAAAATTCAGGAGATTCTACTCGATTACGGACTTCATCGATGTTGATGGATTCCTCAACTTTCTTGATGAGAGAAGAGAAAAGCTGGAGAGAGCAGGTAAGGTTATGACATATTTGAGCCTCATTTCCTCCCTGAGACACCTTGGAGATTATATAATAAGGGATAACTTACCAAATGGTGCGAGCATCAGCAAGCTGCTGATGAGAGTAATAAGAGAGAGGAGCTATGATGCTCTCGGAGAGCTCCACTACAGCTTACTATTCCTGGGACTCATGCACTTCATGGATCAATACAACTACGATGTACAGAGAGTTATGAGATGCAACATACATTACACCTCTCCCGATGGACGAGTGATACCTTTCTGCGCATACAACGTCCTTAGCGATATATACAGAGATTCTATCCTGAAGAAAAACGGCATGTCCTTAGATGAATGGTCGAAGAAGTGGCGGGGGCACAAATATGGGGTCAGCGATAAATATGTACCCAACATCAAGGAGCTCAGGATACATCCTCTCTATAAAGCAACCTATTCTAGCTTCACTGCATCTCAGGAGACCTGA
- a CDS encoding THUMP domain-containing protein, with the protein MRREPFNLIVTHYPGYDNYVVAREKLKKVLDNARIVDTSQSIILLIVDDPYAAIEKIKSSEEMSSSPILRVIPVDAVTDVFVDRIREVVHEIFRRKASPNDTFKIKIDGRVYKREEGEVARIHRNEAIELIAHGIDNPVDLDYPDWLIYIKTLRLYRATELSSITICRRDQILSFAPKEEEVEKSEEL; encoded by the coding sequence GTGAGAAGGGAACCTTTCAATCTAATAGTAACACACTATCCAGGATATGATAATTATGTTGTTGCCAGGGAGAAGCTGAAAAAAGTTCTCGACAATGCCAGGATAGTTGACACTTCGCAGAGCATTATTCTCTTGATAGTAGATGACCCATATGCAGCCATCGAGAAGATAAAGAGCTCTGAGGAAATGTCGTCCTCTCCGATATTGAGAGTTATTCCAGTTGATGCCGTAACAGATGTCTTTGTTGATAGGATAAGAGAAGTTGTTCATGAAATATTTCGTAGAAAGGCTTCACCAAATGACACGTTCAAGATCAAGATAGATGGAAGGGTGTATAAGAGGGAAGAGGGTGAAGTAGCGAGGATCCACAGGAATGAAGCTATTGAGCTCATTGCACATGGAATAGATAATCCCGTTGATCTCGATTATCCTGACTGGTTGATTTATATAAAGACGCTGAGACTGTACAGAGCTACTGAGCTTTCTAGCATAACTATATGCAGAAGAGATCAGATTCTGAGCTTTGCTCCAAAGGAGGAGGAGGTTGAGAAGAGTGAGGAGCTCTAA